Proteins from a genomic interval of Bacteroidales bacterium:
- the aepY gene encoding phosphonopyruvate decarboxylase, giving the protein MSPKYFIETLRNNNIDFFAGVPDSLLKSICAYIQDNTPAENNIITANEGAAIGLGAGYYLATGKIPVIYMQNSGLGNIVNPLTSLIDKEVYNIPMLLLIGWRGEPGVKDEPQHIKQGRITIPLLDTLEIKNEILTKDDDAFPEQLSRVLSYINLTKEAYALIVQKDTFENYSLREKVKSIDYTMNRENAISIILDNINDNDVVVSTTGMTSRELFEQREKRNQGHDKDFLTVGSMGHASQIALGIAISKKYKKIYCFDGDGAALMHMGSLPVIGSLAPQNYIHILFNNGAHDSVGGQPTVGFTTDFCKIVLSSGYKKAYSVETEDSLKSTLNEIRNLQGPIFIEIKVQKGARKDLGRPTRTPLQNKEALMKFLNE; this is encoded by the coding sequence ATGTCTCCAAAATATTTTATAGAAACATTAAGAAACAATAATATTGATTTTTTTGCAGGTGTGCCGGATTCTTTGTTAAAATCAATTTGTGCATATATTCAAGATAATACTCCTGCAGAAAATAATATTATTACTGCAAATGAAGGAGCTGCAATAGGATTAGGAGCAGGATATTATCTGGCTACAGGTAAAATTCCTGTGATATATATGCAAAACTCGGGACTTGGAAATATTGTTAATCCTTTAACATCTTTAATAGATAAGGAAGTTTATAATATTCCCATGTTATTGTTAATAGGATGGAGAGGCGAACCGGGCGTTAAAGATGAACCGCAACATATAAAACAGGGAAGAATAACAATTCCTCTGTTAGATACTTTGGAAATTAAAAATGAAATATTAACTAAAGATGATGATGCCTTTCCGGAACAATTATCACGAGTGCTTTCATACATCAATTTAACAAAAGAAGCTTACGCTCTTATCGTTCAAAAAGATACTTTTGAGAATTATTCGCTTAGAGAAAAAGTAAAAAGTATTGATTATACGATGAATCGTGAAAATGCAATCAGTATTATTCTTGATAATATAAATGATAATGATGTTGTTGTTTCAACAACAGGAATGACTTCACGCGAGCTGTTTGAACAACGGGAAAAAAGAAATCAAGGACACGATAAAGATTTTCTGACTGTAGGTTCTATGGGGCATGCCTCGCAAATTGCCTTAGGTATCGCAATTAGTAAAAAATATAAAAAAATATATTGTTTCGATGGAGACGGAGCTGCATTAATGCATATGGGGTCTTTACCTGTTATAGGTTCATTAGCTCCGCAAAATTACATTCATATTCTTTTTAACAACGGAGCTCATGATTCGGTAGGTGGTCAGCCGACAGTCGGATTTACCACTGATTTTTGTAAAATAGTTTTATCAAGCGGATATAAAAAAGCTTATTCCGTTGAAACAGAAGATAGTCTTAAAAGTACTTTGAATGAAATAAGAAATCTTCAAGGACCTATTTTTATTGAAATTAAAGTACAGAAAGGTGCAAGAAAAGATTTAGGCAGGCCTACAAGAACGCCTTTACAAAATAAAGAAGCCTTGATGAAATTCTTAAACGAATAA
- a CDS encoding phosphonoacetaldehyde reductase produces the protein MPEKQISYIGSKSIFKLTSLLQNKGYKNVFLVRAKKSFELSGAKSLFDDLTDKLNLNIIEFFDFSENPKVEDLKIGLSLLSEKNIDLIIAVGGGSVIDMAKLIRFFYSYSGDFTGRDFQKEKNIIPLVAIPTTAGTGSEATHFAVLYKDKVKYSVAHKDILPDYAIIYPPLTYSTPKNLTATTGFDALAQAIEAYWNVNATDESDEYAVKAIKLLWQNLPEVVNNPTDRIRNKVSEGAYWAGKAINITKTTAPHALSYAFTSYYNIPHGNAVALTFPFFMKYNLIIPQDEYCGVISLEKYNLKMKYLMNLLEIKSEDEIYDKFNDYITKLQLSTDSHKNVNIDIIINNVNIERANNNPRKITRHSLKNLLVC, from the coding sequence ATGCCGGAAAAACAAATATCATATATCGGAAGCAAATCAATATTTAAGCTTACAAGTTTATTGCAAAATAAGGGATATAAAAATGTTTTTCTTGTCAGAGCTAAAAAATCATTTGAACTGAGTGGTGCAAAATCTCTTTTTGATGATTTAACAGACAAATTGAATTTAAATATCATAGAGTTTTTTGATTTTTCAGAAAACCCGAAAGTAGAGGATTTGAAAATCGGCCTATCTTTACTTTCTGAAAAGAATATTGATTTGATAATAGCTGTTGGCGGCGGAAGTGTTATTGATATGGCGAAGTTAATACGTTTCTTTTATTCTTATTCGGGAGATTTTACGGGAAGAGATTTTCAAAAAGAAAAAAATATTATTCCTCTGGTAGCAATTCCTACAACAGCCGGTACAGGTAGCGAAGCAACTCATTTTGCCGTATTATATAAAGATAAAGTAAAATATTCAGTTGCACATAAAGATATTTTACCTGATTATGCAATTATCTATCCGCCTCTTACATATTCAACGCCGAAAAATCTAACCGCAACTACAGGTTTTGATGCGCTGGCACAGGCAATTGAGGCGTATTGGAATGTGAATGCAACAGATGAATCCGATGAATATGCAGTAAAAGCCATTAAATTGTTATGGCAAAATCTTCCCGAAGTTGTAAATAATCCGACAGACAGAATCAGAAATAAAGTTTCGGAAGGAGCTTATTGGGCTGGCAAGGCTATTAATATTACAAAAACTACAGCTCCGCATGCATTATCTTATGCATTTACTTCTTATTATAATATTCCTCACGGAAATGCAGTTGCATTAACATTTCCTTTCTTTATGAAATATAATTTGATTATTCCGCAAGATGAATATTGCGGTGTAATATCTTTGGAAAAATATAATTTAAAAATGAAGTATTTAATGAATTTATTGGAGATTAAATCTGAAGATGAAATTTATGATAAATTCAATGATTATATAACGAAACTACAATTATCTACAGATTCACATAAAAATGTTAATATTGATATTATTATCAATAACGTTAATATTGAACGTGCAAATAATAACCCTCGGAAAATAACACGGCATTCCTTAAAGAACTTGTTGGTTTGCTGA
- the rfbA gene encoding glucose-1-phosphate thymidylyltransferase RfbA: MKGIVLAGGSGTRLFPITKGVSKQMLPVYDKPMIYYPISVLMLAGIREILIISTPQDLPCFQRLLGNGSDYGVHFEYAEQPSPDGLAQAFIIGEKFIGNDSVCLVLGDNIFYGQGFRKMLTEAVADVKENNKATVFGYWVSDPERYGVAEFDKEGNVLSIEEKPANPKSNYAVVGLYFYPNKVIEIAKTIKPSARGELEITTVNQTFLKENALKVKVFGRGFAWLDTGTHDSLSEASNFIEVIEKRQGLKIACLEEIAYNSGWINKEKMIELAKPMEKNQYGQYLLKVVESVKK; the protein is encoded by the coding sequence ATGAAAGGAATTGTATTGGCAGGAGGTTCGGGAACAAGATTGTTTCCGATAACCAAGGGAGTTAGTAAGCAAATGTTGCCGGTTTATGATAAACCAATGATTTATTATCCTATTTCCGTATTAATGCTCGCTGGAATTAGAGAAATATTGATAATATCAACACCGCAGGATTTGCCGTGTTTCCAAAGATTATTGGGAAACGGTTCCGACTATGGCGTTCATTTTGAATATGCCGAACAACCATCTCCCGACGGATTGGCTCAAGCTTTTATTATTGGTGAAAAATTTATTGGAAACGATAGTGTCTGTTTGGTGCTTGGGGATAATATTTTCTACGGGCAAGGATTTAGGAAAATGTTAACTGAAGCAGTAGCCGATGTTAAAGAAAACAACAAAGCTACCGTGTTCGGATATTGGGTTAGCGACCCCGAAAGATACGGTGTTGCGGAGTTTGATAAAGAAGGCAATGTCTTAAGTATAGAAGAAAAACCTGCAAATCCGAAAAGTAATTATGCGGTAGTAGGATTATATTTCTATCCTAATAAAGTAATTGAAATAGCAAAAACAATAAAACCTTCTGCACGTGGCGAACTCGAAATAACAACGGTAAACCAGACTTTTCTGAAGGAAAACGCTTTAAAAGTAAAAGTCTTCGGCAGAGGTTTTGCCTGGTTGGATACCGGAACACATGACTCTTTGAGCGAAGCTTCGAATTTTATAGAAGTGATAGAAAAACGTCAGGGACTTAAGATAGCTTGTTTGGAAGAAATAGCTTATAATAGCGGCTGGATTAACAAAGAGAAAATGATTGAATTGGCTAAGCCTATGGAGAAAAATCAATACGGACAGTATTTGTTGAAAGTAGTGGAATCTGTAAAAAAATAA
- a CDS encoding NAD-dependent 4,6-dehydratase LegB — translation MNNVLVTGADGFIGSHLTEMLLNEGYNVKALSYYNSFNYWGWLDDIKHPNLEVITGDVRDSHFCKHITRGVDVIYHLAALIAIPYSYIAPESYVDTNVKGTLNICQAAKENNVKRILVTSTSEVYGTAKYIPIDENHPKQPQSPYSASKIGADAMALSYYNAFGLPVTVVRPFNTYGPRQSARAIIPTIITQIANGKKEIKLGDMTPTRDFNYVKDTCRGFIELSKCNAAIGQEVNIASNYEISMRETLDIIAEIMNSDVKFVEDTQRLRPKNSEVFRLWGDNTKIKELTGFTMEYPIEKGLKETIDWFCNDENLKKYKADIYNV, via the coding sequence ATGAATAATGTATTAGTAACGGGAGCAGACGGATTTATCGGGTCTCATTTAACAGAAATGTTGTTGAATGAAGGATATAATGTAAAAGCATTGTCTTATTACAATTCGTTTAATTATTGGGGATGGCTGGATGATATTAAGCATCCTAATTTAGAAGTAATTACAGGAGATGTTAGAGATTCACATTTTTGCAAACATATTACGCGGGGAGTTGATGTCATCTATCATCTTGCTGCATTAATTGCTATTCCGTACTCATATATTGCTCCCGAAAGCTATGTTGATACTAATGTTAAGGGAACTTTAAATATTTGTCAGGCAGCTAAAGAAAATAATGTAAAAAGAATTTTGGTAACATCAACATCAGAAGTATATGGAACGGCTAAATATATTCCGATAGATGAAAATCATCCTAAACAGCCGCAATCTCCGTATTCTGCTTCCAAGATTGGCGCCGATGCAATGGCTTTAAGCTATTATAACGCTTTCGGTTTACCTGTAACCGTTGTTCGACCTTTTAACACATACGGACCAAGACAGTCTGCAAGAGCAATAATTCCAACCATTATTACACAAATCGCAAATGGTAAGAAAGAAATTAAACTGGGTGATATGACTCCAACCCGTGATTTTAATTATGTTAAGGATACTTGCCGCGGTTTTATTGAATTATCGAAATGTAATGCTGCTATCGGACAAGAAGTGAACATTGCAAGTAATTATGAAATTTCAATGAGAGAAACCTTGGATATAATTGCTGAAATTATGAACTCAGATGTAAAATTTGTTGAAGATACTCAGAGATTAAGACCGAAAAACTCGGAGGTATTTCGTTTATGGGGCGATAATACTAAAATTAAGGAACTAACGGGTTTTACAATGGAATATCCTATTGAAAAAGGTTTAAAAGAAACAATAGACTGGTTTTGTAATGATGAAAATCTAAAAAAATATAAAGCAGATATTTATAATGTATAA
- a CDS encoding LegC family aminotransferase, which translates to MYKEIVDFIRELYNNEDFVPLHSPVFMGKEKEYLTECIDTTYVSSVGKFVDRFEKMIEEYTGTAKAVVCVNGTNALHLALILSGVERDDEIITQSLTFVATCNAISYTGAYPVFLDIDTDTLGLSPVAMKNWLINNAEIKDNVCYNKNTGRCIKACVPMHTFGHPVHLDELLDVCNEYHLDLIEDSAESLGSFYKGKHTGTFGKIGILSFNGNKTITTGGGGMLLFNDISTGQHAKHLTTQAKLPHKWEFIHDTVGYNYRMPNINAALGCAQMENIELYLNNKRDTAEKYKDYFSRFSDIDFFAEPENCKSNYWLNSIIMSDKKARNGFLQYTNDNNIMTRPAWQLMNKLPMFDKCQRDDLKNTYWFEERIVNIPSSVRL; encoded by the coding sequence ATGTATAAAGAAATTGTAGATTTTATCCGCGAATTATATAATAATGAAGATTTTGTTCCTCTTCATTCACCGGTTTTTATGGGTAAGGAAAAGGAATATTTAACGGAATGTATCGACACAACATATGTATCAAGTGTTGGAAAATTTGTCGATCGTTTCGAAAAAATGATTGAAGAATATACAGGAACTGCAAAAGCTGTAGTTTGTGTGAATGGTACCAACGCATTACATTTAGCTTTAATTTTATCCGGAGTTGAACGTGATGATGAAATTATTACCCAATCACTTACATTTGTTGCTACATGTAATGCAATATCATATACTGGAGCTTATCCTGTTTTCTTAGATATTGATACGGATACTTTGGGATTATCACCGGTTGCAATGAAGAATTGGTTGATAAATAATGCTGAAATAAAAGATAATGTTTGTTATAACAAGAATACAGGAAGATGTATTAAAGCCTGTGTGCCGATGCATACTTTCGGACATCCCGTTCATTTGGATGAACTGTTGGATGTGTGTAATGAATATCATCTCGACCTAATTGAAGATTCTGCAGAAAGTTTAGGCAGCTTTTACAAAGGAAAACACACGGGTACTTTTGGGAAAATTGGTATTCTTAGCTTTAACGGAAATAAAACTATAACAACAGGTGGCGGTGGAATGCTATTATTTAATGATATTTCTACCGGACAACATGCAAAGCACCTGACAACCCAGGCAAAGTTACCCCATAAATGGGAATTTATTCATGATACTGTTGGATATAACTATAGAATGCCTAATATTAATGCAGCCCTTGGGTGTGCTCAAATGGAAAACATAGAACTGTACTTGAATAACAAAAGAGATACAGCCGAAAAATATAAAGATTATTTTTCAAGATTTTCAGATATTGATTTTTTTGCTGAACCCGAAAACTGTAAATCGAATTATTGGTTAAACTCAATAATAATGAGCGATAAAAAAGCTCGAAACGGGTTCTTACAATATACGAATGATAATAATATAATGACTCGTCCCGCATGGCAGTTGATGAATAAATTGCCGATGTTCGACAAATGTCAAAGAGATGATTTGAAAAATACGTATTGGTTTGAAGAAAGAATTGTAAATATACCAAGCAGTGTTAGATTATAA
- a CDS encoding acetyltransferase, translating into MLDYKKIILVGGGGHCKSVIDVIENTDYSILGVLDMPDKIGSDVLGYPIIGSDEDISIYFDKALFLVTLGQINNPEPRKMLHCKITEAGGKFATIISPTAYVSKHAEIGEGTVVLHKAVVNAGVLIGKGCIINTCANIDHDSVVGDYSHISTGVMVNGNCRIGKEVFIGSQSTVANNISIVDNTVVSAGVFIAKNIVSSGTYVSESKIRKIR; encoded by the coding sequence GTGTTAGATTATAAAAAAATAATTCTTGTAGGTGGCGGAGGTCACTGCAAATCGGTAATTGATGTTATTGAAAACACAGATTATTCGATTCTCGGTGTTCTGGATATGCCGGATAAAATAGGTTCGGATGTATTGGGATATCCGATTATCGGTAGTGATGAAGATATTTCAATATATTTTGATAAAGCTCTATTTCTTGTTACTCTCGGACAAATAAATAACCCTGAGCCGAGAAAAATGTTGCATTGTAAAATTACTGAAGCAGGAGGAAAATTTGCGACTATAATATCTCCTACAGCATACGTTTCCAAGCATGCTGAAATAGGAGAGGGAACTGTGGTTTTGCATAAAGCCGTTGTTAATGCCGGAGTTTTAATAGGTAAAGGCTGTATTATTAATACTTGTGCCAATATTGATCATGATTCCGTTGTTGGAGATTATTCACATATATCAACAGGAGTAATGGTAAACGGTAATTGCAGAATTGGAAAAGAAGTTTTTATAGGAAGTCAAAGCACTGTTGCTAACAATATTTCGATTGTTGATAACACAGTTGTTAGCGCCGGTGTATTTATTGCAAAAAATATTGTTTCATCTGGAACTTATGTTTCCGAATCGAAAATCAGAAAGATCAGATAA
- the neuB gene encoding N-acetylneuraminate synthase produces the protein MNKTIIIAEAGVNHNGSIDMAKQLISIAAEAGVDYVKFQTFKADNLVSENAVKADYQTRTTDKNESQLEMLKKLQLSQEQHYELIEYCKSKNTKFLSTAFDLDSIEFLSALNLGLWKIPSGEITNYPYLKTIAEKNEPVLMSTGMSSLDDIEQAINVLVDNGLSREKITVLHCNTEYPTPMEDVNLLAMNTIKNIFNVKIGYSDHTEGIEIPIAAVALGATVIEKHITLDRNLPGPDHKASIEPDELKAMVKAIRNIEKALGSPDKVVSSSEEKNITVARKSIVAKRNIAKGEKFTGDNITTKRPGSGISPMRWNEVLGMTAIKDFQKDDLIEL, from the coding sequence ATGAATAAAACAATAATAATAGCTGAGGCAGGAGTAAATCATAACGGTTCCATTGATATGGCAAAACAATTGATTTCCATAGCAGCTGAAGCCGGAGTTGATTATGTGAAATTTCAAACATTTAAAGCTGATAATCTTGTTTCCGAAAATGCAGTAAAAGCAGATTATCAAACACGTACGACAGATAAAAATGAATCTCAGCTTGAGATGTTAAAAAAGCTTCAACTTAGTCAGGAACAGCATTATGAACTTATAGAATATTGTAAATCTAAAAATACAAAATTTTTATCTACCGCTTTTGATCTTGATAGCATTGAGTTTCTTTCCGCCCTCAATCTGGGACTTTGGAAAATACCTTCGGGAGAAATTACCAATTATCCGTATTTAAAAACTATTGCAGAAAAAAACGAACCGGTATTAATGTCGACAGGTATGTCGAGTTTGGATGATATTGAACAGGCAATAAATGTATTAGTCGATAACGGACTTAGTCGCGAGAAAATTACCGTGTTACACTGTAATACCGAATATCCTACTCCTATGGAAGATGTTAATCTCTTGGCTATGAATACTATAAAAAACATTTTCAATGTAAAAATCGGGTACTCCGACCATACAGAAGGTATTGAAATACCGATTGCAGCCGTAGCTTTGGGAGCAACTGTTATTGAAAAGCATATAACACTTGATAGGAATCTTCCGGGACCCGATCATAAAGCATCTATTGAACCCGACGAACTAAAAGCGATGGTAAAAGCTATCCGTAATATTGAAAAAGCTTTGGGTAGCCCCGATAAAGTGGTGTCTTCGTCAGAAGAAAAAAATATTACAGTAGCCAGAAAAAGTATAGTTGCAAAAAGAAATATAGCAAAGGGAGAAAAATTCACAGGAGATAATATAACTACCAAACGTCCCGGTAGCGGAATATCTCCAATGCGCTGGAATGAAGTTTTAGGAATGACTGCGATAAAAGATTTTCAAAAAGACGACCTGATAGAATTATGA
- the neuC gene encoding UDP-N-acetylglucosamine 2-epimerase, giving the protein MRKICVVTGSRAEYGLLSRLMKLIKDDPELNLQIIATNMHLSPEFGLTYKEIEKDGFVIDKKVEMLLSSDSSNATVKSVGLAMIGFADAYEDLKPDLIVVLGDRFEILAAVSAALFFKIPVVHLHGGEITEGAYDDAIRHAITKMAHLHFTSTESYRQRVIQMGEKPENVYYVGAIGCDNIRHMPLISKDELEESLNFKLDRNTILVTFHPVTMESNTAEKQFGELISALDKIKDIRVIFTMPNSDTDGRVIMDMIKQYVERNKDKAIWFHSLGVQRYLSVLQYIGALVGNSSSGIIEAPSFHIPTVNIGNRQKGRIFAESVLHCESETDSIVRKLEKALQPDYRESLQTVENPYDVPGTAEKILTIIKQHKIDSAVKQFYDLN; this is encoded by the coding sequence ATGAGAAAAATATGCGTTGTTACCGGTAGCAGAGCTGAATACGGCTTGTTATCACGATTAATGAAATTAATTAAAGATGATCCCGAACTTAATTTGCAGATTATTGCTACAAATATGCACCTTTCACCGGAGTTTGGGTTGACATATAAAGAGATTGAAAAAGACGGATTTGTAATCGATAAAAAAGTTGAAATGCTTTTATCATCTGATTCCAGTAATGCAACTGTAAAATCGGTTGGACTGGCGATGATAGGATTTGCTGATGCTTATGAAGATCTTAAACCCGACTTAATTGTTGTTTTAGGTGATCGTTTTGAAATATTGGCTGCTGTTTCGGCAGCTTTGTTTTTTAAAATACCTGTTGTACACCTGCATGGAGGAGAAATAACCGAAGGTGCTTACGACGATGCTATTCGTCATGCCATTACTAAAATGGCTCATTTACACTTTACTTCTACCGAGAGCTATCGGCAGCGTGTAATTCAAATGGGCGAAAAACCTGAGAATGTTTATTACGTAGGAGCTATTGGTTGCGATAACATCCGGCACATGCCTCTGATAAGCAAAGATGAACTGGAAGAATCATTAAATTTTAAATTAGACAGAAATACAATTTTAGTAACGTTTCATCCGGTTACAATGGAAAGTAATACGGCGGAAAAGCAGTTTGGAGAACTGATTTCTGCTCTGGATAAAATCAAAGATATACGAGTTATTTTCACCATGCCGAATTCGGATACGGATGGGCGAGTGATAATGGATATGATAAAACAATATGTAGAGAGAAATAAAGATAAGGCTATATGGTTTCACTCGCTTGGCGTACAACGTTATTTATCCGTATTACAATATATTGGAGCACTTGTGGGTAATTCTTCAAGTGGAATTATTGAAGCTCCCAGTTTTCATATTCCGACAGTCAATATTGGGAATAGACAAAAGGGGCGGATTTTTGCAGAAAGTGTATTGCATTGTGAATCCGAGACTGATAGTATCGTACGGAAATTAGAAAAAGCATTACAACCCGATTACAGAGAATCACTACAGACTGTTGAAAATCCGTATGATGTACCCGGTACGGCAGAAAAAATCCTGACAATTATTAAACAACATAAAATTGATAGTGCTGTAAAACAATTTTATGATCTAAACTGA
- a CDS encoding nucleotidyltransferase family protein, whose protein sequence is MNDFSKYTINKTATIKDALFKLDTLSSDVLTLFVMDGTRLVGTLTDGDIRRALIRDVSLTDSVEHVMNVDYEFICSKEKNMKNLRKIRAKGIQLLPCINDKKELLRVYNLKEIKSILPIDAVIMAGGKGERLRPLTEITPKPLLKVGDKAIIDYNVDSLISYGVEDIHITVNYLADQIEQHFKEKINGVQVSCVREKTYLGTIASVKLISSLKNDEILVMNSDLFTNIDFEDFYRHFIEKDADMSVAAIPYSINIPYGIFNLEGRNIKGINEKPTYNYYANAGIYLIKKKLLDLIPEDTFFDATDFIEMLVAENKTVIRYPLVGYWVDIGKHEDYKKVQEFVRHIK, encoded by the coding sequence ATGAATGATTTTTCAAAATATACAATTAATAAAACGGCCACGATTAAAGATGCCTTATTCAAACTGGATACTTTGTCAAGTGATGTGTTGACATTGTTCGTTATGGATGGAACGCGTTTGGTTGGAACATTAACAGACGGAGATATTCGCAGAGCATTAATACGCGATGTATCGTTAACGGACTCGGTTGAACATGTAATGAATGTTGATTATGAGTTTATTTGCTCTAAAGAGAAGAATATGAAAAATCTTCGTAAGATACGTGCAAAAGGGATACAACTTTTACCTTGCATAAATGATAAGAAGGAATTATTACGGGTTTATAATCTTAAAGAAATAAAATCAATATTACCGATAGATGCGGTAATAATGGCGGGAGGTAAAGGAGAACGTTTACGTCCGTTAACCGAAATAACTCCCAAACCGCTATTGAAAGTCGGAGATAAGGCTATTATTGATTACAATGTAGATAGTCTTATAAGTTACGGCGTTGAGGATATTCATATTACTGTAAATTATCTGGCAGATCAGATAGAACAGCATTTCAAGGAAAAGATTAACGGAGTACAGGTTTCATGTGTAAGAGAAAAAACATATTTAGGTACAATAGCCTCAGTAAAACTTATTTCTTCCTTAAAGAATGATGAGATATTGGTGATGAATTCGGATTTGTTCACTAATATTGATTTTGAAGACTTTTACAGACATTTCATAGAAAAGGATGCGGATATGTCGGTTGCAGCGATACCTTATTCAATAAATATTCCATACGGCATTTTTAATTTGGAAGGTAGAAATATTAAAGGTATAAATGAAAAACCTACTTATAACTATTATGCTAATGCGGGTATCTATCTGATTAAAAAGAAATTACTGGATCTCATTCCGGAAGATACTTTCTTTGATGCTACGGATTTTATAGAGATGCTTGTTGCTGAGAATAAAACAGTTATTCGTTATCCCTTAGTAGGTTACTGGGTTGATATCGGAAAACATGAAGATTATAAAAAAGTACAAGAATTTGTCAGACATATTAAATAA
- a CDS encoding acylneuraminate cytidylyltransferase family protein, which translates to MNILITICARGGSKGIPGKNIKELNGKPLIAYTIDLAKQIQNFIPNVDIALSTDSDEIMSVAERYGLPSKYKRPDNLADDFVGKIAVIADVLRFSEKEKSVIYDYVLDLDVTSPLRNIDDILKAFELIRNDPEAMNIFSVSEAARNPYFNMVEQQANGYFSQVKKKETAFFTRQSSPKVYDINGSFYIYRHAFFEKGYQEAITDKTMIYIMPHICFDLDHPIDYDKMSYLMENNKLDFSL; encoded by the coding sequence ATGAATATATTAATAACTATTTGTGCCAGAGGAGGTTCAAAAGGTATTCCGGGTAAAAATATAAAAGAGCTTAATGGAAAACCCTTAATAGCATATACCATTGATCTTGCTAAACAAATCCAAAATTTCATTCCGAACGTAGATATAGCTTTATCTACCGATTCTGATGAAATTATGAGTGTTGCAGAAAGATACGGTTTGCCGAGTAAGTATAAACGCCCCGATAATCTGGCAGACGATTTTGTAGGTAAAATTGCCGTAATAGCCGATGTTTTAAGATTTTCTGAAAAAGAAAAGTCCGTTATTTATGATTATGTGTTAGATCTGGATGTTACATCACCTTTACGTAATATTGACGATATACTGAAAGCATTCGAATTGATCCGTAATGATCCTGAAGCCATGAATATTTTTTCCGTTAGCGAAGCAGCCAGAAATCCATATTTTAATATGGTAGAACAACAGGCCAACGGATATTTTTCACAGGTAAAGAAAAAAGAAACTGCCTTTTTTACCCGCCAGTCTTCTCCTAAAGTGTACGACATAAACGGATCTTTTTATATTTATCGTCATGCTTTTTTTGAAAAAGGTTATCAAGAAGCTATTACCGATAAAACAATGATTTATATTATGCCTCATATTTGTTTTGATTTGGATCATCCGATAGATTATGATAAGATGTCTTATCTTATGGAAAATAATAAATTGGATTTTTCCTTATAA